The following are from one region of the Halomonas qaidamensis genome:
- the nqrF gene encoding NADH:ubiquinone reductase (Na(+)-transporting) subunit F, producing MVDTSVILLGVVMFTIIVISLTAIILAARSKLVSSGDVTIEVNGDPEHTLQTQAGGKLLNTLAANGIFLSSACGGGGSCAQCKCRVEEGGGSILPTEESHFTMREKKEGWRLSCQVPVKQDMKVEVPEEVFGVKKWETEVTANPNVATFIKELNLKLPEGEEVAFRAGGYVQLVAPPYDIKFADFDIEEEYRGDWEKFDMFKISHKNDEEVIRAYSMANYPDEKGLLKFNIRIATPPPGTNHPPGLMSTYVFNLKPGDKVTVMGPFGEFFARDTDAEMVFIGGGAGMAPMRSHIFDQLKRLKSSRKISFWYGARSWRETFYNEEYDQLAEEFPNFEWHLALSDPQPEDNWEGPTGFIHNVLYENYLKDHPAPEDCEYYMCGPPMMNASVIKLLLDMGVEPENILLDDFGG from the coding sequence ATGGTTGATACATCTGTCATCTTGCTCGGTGTTGTCATGTTCACGATCATCGTTATTAGTTTGACGGCGATCATTCTGGCAGCGCGCAGCAAGCTAGTGAGTAGCGGGGACGTGACGATTGAAGTCAACGGCGACCCCGAGCATACCCTGCAGACTCAGGCTGGTGGTAAGCTTCTTAACACCTTAGCTGCAAACGGAATCTTTCTTTCTTCTGCCTGTGGCGGTGGCGGCTCTTGTGCTCAGTGTAAGTGCCGAGTAGAAGAGGGCGGCGGCTCTATTTTGCCGACAGAAGAATCCCATTTCACTATGCGTGAGAAGAAAGAAGGCTGGCGTCTATCTTGTCAGGTTCCTGTAAAACAGGACATGAAAGTAGAAGTGCCTGAAGAAGTGTTTGGTGTGAAGAAGTGGGAAACTGAAGTAACTGCCAACCCCAATGTGGCTACCTTCATTAAAGAGCTGAACCTTAAGCTACCTGAAGGTGAAGAAGTTGCTTTCCGCGCAGGTGGTTATGTTCAGCTGGTAGCGCCGCCCTACGATATTAAATTCGCCGATTTTGACATCGAAGAAGAGTATCGTGGCGATTGGGAAAAATTTGATATGTTCAAAATTTCCCATAAGAACGACGAGGAAGTAATCCGCGCCTACTCAATGGCTAACTACCCGGATGAAAAAGGCCTCCTCAAGTTCAACATTCGTATCGCGACACCGCCTCCGGGTACTAACCACCCGCCGGGTCTTATGTCTACCTACGTCTTCAATCTGAAACCGGGTGACAAAGTGACCGTTATGGGTCCGTTTGGTGAGTTCTTCGCCAGAGACACTGATGCAGAAATGGTCTTCATCGGTGGTGGTGCAGGCATGGCGCCGATGCGTAGCCATATCTTTGACCAGCTCAAGCGCTTGAAGTCGTCGCGCAAGATCTCCTTCTGGTACGGTGCGCGTTCTTGGCGTGAAACCTTCTACAATGAAGAGTACGATCAGCTGGCTGAAGAGTTCCCGAACTTTGAGTGGCATCTGGCACTGTCAGACCCGCAGCCAGAGGATAACTGGGAAGGGCCGACCGGCTTCATCCACAATGTACTGTATGAAAACTACCTGAAGGATCATCCTGCTCCTGAAGATTGTGAGTACTACATGTGTGGGCCGCCGATGATGAACGCGTCTGTTATTAAGCTACTGCTGGATATGGGCGTAGAGCCGGAAAACATTCTGTTAGATGACTTCGGCGGTTAA
- the nqrM gene encoding (Na+)-NQR maturation NqrM produces MTIWLLVFGFMALVMTAMAVGVLMGRKPIAGSCGGLNQLGLKDGCDICGGKDEVCEEENRKRGSVRRRSDESRGADLGYDATRR; encoded by the coding sequence ATGACAATCTGGCTACTGGTATTTGGTTTTATGGCACTGGTAATGACAGCCATGGCTGTTGGGGTATTAATGGGTCGAAAGCCTATCGCTGGCTCCTGTGGCGGTTTAAATCAGCTGGGCTTAAAAGATGGCTGTGACATCTGTGGTGGTAAAGATGAGGTTTGCGAAGAAGAAAACCGTAAGCGTGGAAGTGTGCGCCGCCGTAGCGATGAAAGTCGTGGAGCTGACCTAGGTTATGACGCAACACGTCGTTAA
- the sthA gene encoding Si-specific NAD(P)(+) transhydrogenase: protein MAVHNYDVVVIGTGPAGESAAINAAKHGKRVAIIEKQAQVGGNCTHWGTIPSKALRHQVKQIMAFNTNRMFRDIGEPRWFSFPKVMERSRGTIDKQVEMRTTFYARNRIDLFHGMARFKDDHTVVVRDRQEGVEELIAKKIVISTGSRPYRPADINFRHPRIYCSDTILSLSHTPRTLVIFGAGVIGCEYASIFSGLGVKVDLINNRDSLLSFLDDEISDALSYHLRKHGVLIRHNEDYKSVEGDEAGVTVNLKSGKKIRADAFLWANGRTGNTDSLGLENIGLEANGRGQLSVDEHYRTTIPHIYAAGDVIGWPSLASAAYDQGLNSCNELLEKEYRFVSDVPTGIYTIPEISSFGPNERELTEAKVPYEVGKAFFKDTARAQITGDTVGMLKILFHQDTLEILGIHCFGDQASEILHIGQAIMQQEGEANTVKYFINTTFNYPTMAEAYRVAAQNGLNRMF, encoded by the coding sequence ATGGCTGTTCACAATTACGATGTCGTGGTGATAGGTACTGGTCCCGCTGGGGAAAGCGCTGCCATAAACGCCGCTAAGCATGGCAAGCGAGTGGCGATTATTGAAAAGCAGGCCCAGGTGGGTGGCAACTGTACGCACTGGGGTACTATCCCTTCAAAAGCGCTGCGCCATCAGGTCAAACAGATCATGGCGTTCAATACCAACCGCATGTTCCGCGATATCGGTGAACCCCGCTGGTTTTCTTTTCCCAAAGTGATGGAACGTTCGCGTGGCACCATCGATAAACAAGTTGAAATGCGCACGACATTTTACGCGCGCAACCGTATTGATCTGTTTCATGGTATGGCTCGTTTTAAAGATGACCATACCGTGGTGGTGCGAGATCGACAGGAAGGTGTGGAAGAGCTGATTGCTAAAAAAATTGTTATTTCTACCGGCTCTCGGCCTTATCGTCCGGCGGATATTAACTTTCGTCATCCGCGTATTTACTGCTCTGATACGATTCTCAGCCTTTCCCATACACCGCGGACACTGGTGATCTTTGGTGCGGGTGTTATCGGTTGTGAGTACGCCTCTATCTTTTCGGGCCTAGGCGTTAAGGTTGATTTAATCAACAACCGCGATAGCCTCCTTTCATTTTTGGATGATGAAATCAGTGATGCGCTTTCCTATCATCTGCGCAAACACGGTGTCTTGATTCGTCACAACGAAGACTATAAAAGTGTCGAAGGCGACGAAGCTGGCGTAACCGTAAACCTGAAGTCGGGCAAGAAAATCCGCGCCGATGCGTTTCTCTGGGCGAATGGCCGTACCGGTAATACGGATAGTCTTGGGCTTGAGAATATCGGCTTAGAGGCAAACGGCCGAGGCCAGCTTAGCGTTGATGAGCACTACCGCACCACGATTCCGCATATTTACGCTGCAGGCGATGTGATTGGTTGGCCGAGTCTCGCCAGTGCTGCCTACGACCAGGGGTTAAACTCCTGTAACGAGCTACTAGAAAAAGAGTATCGTTTCGTTAGCGATGTGCCCACCGGGATTTACACCATTCCCGAAATCAGCTCTTTTGGCCCCAACGAGCGTGAGCTAACCGAAGCCAAAGTGCCCTACGAAGTGGGTAAAGCCTTCTTTAAAGATACTGCTCGTGCGCAAATTACCGGCGATACAGTGGGAATGCTGAAAATTTTGTTCCATCAAGATACGCTGGAGATTTTGGGTATCCATTGCTTTGGTGACCAGGCGTCGGAAATTCTACACATTGGGCAGGCAATTATGCAGCAGGAAGGTGAGGCGAATACTGTGAAGTACTTCATTAACACCACCTTCAATTATCCTACAATGGCAGAAGCATATCGGGTAGCAGCACAAAATGGCTTAAACCGAATGTTTTAA
- a CDS encoding PA2778 family cysteine peptidase — protein sequence MIKHLLNARFAGVLLLALLLTTLLSGCARSPVLLESTKASLTPQTELTEVPFYAQTEYQCGPATLAMVLNHQGVSAGLEQLIPQVFLPGRDGSVQPEMLATVRRYQQLAIPIRPTMDALLGHLETGDPVVVMQNLSLPAFPMWHYAVAIGFDLPNETLILRSGEIERHTMSFSRFDATWARSERWGFVVSEPDSLPEGVTARNALEAISAYEEQHGPVATLSSWQAFVERFPAQPLGQFALGNALYADQQPKAAMEAFASATQLDPSMGAAWLNFAILKLQQGQTDTAREALIRAAALDGDWQPRAQQLLDNW from the coding sequence ATGATAAAACACCTTTTAAACGCCCGCTTTGCGGGCGTTTTACTGCTGGCTTTACTGCTGACCACTCTGCTTAGCGGCTGCGCCCGCAGCCCAGTGCTACTAGAAAGCACTAAAGCTAGCCTTACACCGCAAACTGAGCTCACCGAAGTACCGTTTTACGCCCAAACGGAGTATCAATGTGGCCCAGCAACACTGGCAATGGTGCTTAATCACCAGGGGGTAAGTGCAGGGCTTGAGCAGTTAATCCCACAGGTGTTTTTGCCTGGCCGAGATGGTAGCGTTCAACCTGAAATGCTAGCCACCGTACGCCGTTATCAGCAGCTGGCAATTCCAATTCGCCCCACTATGGACGCGCTGCTTGGCCACCTGGAAACAGGCGACCCAGTAGTAGTAATGCAAAACTTATCATTACCAGCCTTCCCAATGTGGCACTACGCGGTGGCCATCGGTTTTGATTTGCCTAATGAAACGCTGATCTTACGCAGTGGTGAAATCGAACGGCATACAATGTCGTTTAGCCGCTTTGATGCTACTTGGGCACGCAGTGAACGCTGGGGTTTTGTGGTTAGCGAACCTGACAGCCTGCCCGAAGGCGTGACCGCCCGCAATGCACTGGAAGCCATTAGCGCTTATGAGGAGCAGCATGGGCCTGTAGCAACGCTTTCCAGTTGGCAAGCCTTTGTAGAACGCTTCCCTGCCCAACCGCTGGGTCAATTTGCGCTCGGTAATGCGCTATACGCCGATCAACAACCTAAAGCAGCAATGGAAGCCTTCGCATCAGCCACACAGCTTGATCCCTCCATGGGGGCTGCATGGCTTAATTTTGCAATTTTAAAGCTACAACAAGGGCAAACGGACACTGCCCGCGAAGCACTTATTCGCGCTGCCGCTTTAGACGGAGACTGGCAGCCCCGCGCTCAGCAATTGCTGGATAATTGGTAA
- a CDS encoding PA2779 family protein: MKKVRAYLSSLLIAALVITSLPVAAAPTAPQGMDTASTNLASTNLVSTQSVLAGDRAGADRERINDILSRADVQEQLLKQGVNLDDVEARVAALSDAEAKQMAEQLEQLPAGAGVIGALFAVFVILLVTDILGLTDVYPFTR, from the coding sequence ATGAAAAAAGTGCGTGCTTACCTCTCAAGTTTACTGATCGCTGCGTTAGTCATTACCAGCCTACCTGTTGCTGCTGCTCCTACAGCCCCACAGGGTATGGACACTGCTTCCACAAACTTAGCCTCTACAAACTTAGTCTCTACGCAATCTGTTTTAGCAGGTGACCGTGCTGGTGCTGATCGCGAGCGCATCAATGACATTCTTTCCCGTGCAGACGTGCAAGAACAGCTGCTAAAGCAAGGTGTTAATTTAGATGACGTTGAAGCTCGCGTTGCTGCGCTGAGCGACGCCGAAGCGAAGCAAATGGCCGAACAGCTTGAACAGCTGCCCGCCGGCGCCGGCGTGATTGGCGCTCTGTTTGCAGTATTTGTGATCCTACTAGTGACTGACATTCTCGGCCTGACCGATGTTTACCCATTCACTCGCTGA
- the holA gene encoding DNA polymerase III subunit delta, whose protein sequence is MKVFSDQLPAALAKKLPKVVIVAGDEPLQHRDACDAVRLAARQAGVEEREVLDVEANFSWGRLLETASNLSLFASNKLLELRLGTHKLGQDGSKALAQYAEMMGGSDDLLLISMGKLDAKQQKSAWFKALDKQGLFVPVWPVDASRLGYWLRDRASLHGLQIDLEAARLLGERTEGNLLAADQELQKLALIHPPNTRLNVESIAQGVEDSTRFDVFNLADACLKGEPSRTSRIVNGLRSEGVEAPIVLWALSRELRTLLSLHQHLDQGQSFEHACKTQKPMIFDKRRPAYQKAISRLSMKRLHKLLLMAQRLDLAVKGASAVPLWPGLHDLAMTMAGGKGLLAENPWTYRISANN, encoded by the coding sequence GTGAAGGTATTTTCGGACCAGCTTCCCGCGGCCTTAGCAAAAAAATTGCCCAAGGTCGTGATTGTTGCCGGTGATGAACCATTGCAACATCGAGATGCCTGCGATGCCGTGCGCTTAGCCGCGCGGCAAGCGGGAGTCGAAGAACGGGAAGTGCTTGATGTAGAGGCTAATTTTTCCTGGGGCCGACTGCTGGAAACCGCCAGCAATCTCTCCTTATTCGCCTCTAATAAGCTCCTTGAACTGCGGTTAGGAACACACAAACTGGGCCAAGATGGCAGTAAAGCACTGGCTCAGTATGCTGAGATGATGGGTGGTAGTGACGATTTACTGCTGATCAGCATGGGCAAGTTAGACGCTAAGCAGCAAAAAAGCGCTTGGTTTAAAGCGCTCGACAAACAAGGGTTATTTGTACCTGTATGGCCCGTTGATGCCTCACGTTTAGGCTATTGGCTCCGGGATCGTGCATCGCTACATGGTTTGCAAATTGACTTAGAAGCGGCTCGTTTATTGGGTGAACGTACAGAAGGTAATCTGTTGGCCGCTGATCAAGAGCTGCAAAAACTTGCGCTTATTCATCCGCCTAACACTCGTCTTAATGTCGAAAGCATTGCCCAGGGCGTGGAAGACAGCACTCGCTTCGATGTGTTCAATCTGGCGGATGCCTGTTTAAAAGGTGAGCCAAGCCGCACCTCGCGCATCGTCAATGGGCTGCGCAGTGAAGGGGTTGAAGCCCCCATTGTGCTTTGGGCACTCAGTCGTGAGCTACGTACCCTGTTATCGTTACACCAGCATTTGGATCAAGGGCAAAGCTTTGAGCACGCGTGCAAAACCCAGAAGCCGATGATTTTTGATAAACGCCGCCCCGCTTATCAAAAAGCGATCAGCCGCCTATCAATGAAACGTTTACACAAGCTTCTGTTGATGGCCCAACGTTTAGACCTTGCTGTGAAGGGCGCTTCAGCGGTGCCGTTATGGCCTGGACTTCATGACCTAGCCATGACTATGGCTGGTGGCAAGGGGCTTTTAGCTGAAAACCCATGGACCTACCGCATTAGTGCAAATAATTAG
- a CDS encoding LPS-assembly lipoprotein LptE has protein sequence MKPSQHVTRRRFLATSIAASAAVLLSGCGFRLRGLDSMPRLPALSLEGDNTSALAQQLRIRLLQQSTEVSDGAPWRVTLGSPALRQRRIGSEGRASQEHELTLSTSLSVQQRENNAYVLNNATVTTSTRIRVSDDDLLNRETLFQEAEQTLTRQLAERIIERLANLEAIQ, from the coding sequence ATGAAGCCATCCCAACACGTTACACGCCGTCGTTTCCTCGCTACCAGCATCGCCGCCTCAGCGGCGGTGCTACTCAGTGGCTGTGGGTTTCGCCTGCGCGGTTTAGACTCAATGCCGCGTTTGCCTGCACTGTCATTAGAGGGCGATAACACAAGTGCCTTGGCCCAACAGCTACGCATCAGATTGTTGCAGCAAAGCACCGAGGTTTCTGACGGTGCGCCCTGGCGAGTCACGCTAGGCTCGCCAGCACTTCGCCAACGCCGTATTGGCAGTGAAGGGCGTGCCAGCCAAGAACACGAGCTAACGTTAAGCACGTCTCTCTCTGTACAGCAGCGAGAAAACAATGCTTACGTACTTAACAATGCAACAGTAACTACCAGTACGCGCATTCGAGTCAGTGATGATGATCTGCTCAATCGCGAAACCCTCTTTCAAGAAGCGGAACAAACGCTAACGCGGCAACTGGCTGAGCGCATTATCGAAAGATTGGCAAACCTTGAGGCCATTCAGTGA
- the leuS gene encoding leucine--tRNA ligase has product MDAHYSPREIERDAQQYWDKHQCFKAVEDANREKFYCLSMFPYPSGKLHMGHVRNYTIGDVVSRFQRMQGKNVMQPMGWDAFGMPAENAAIQNQVPPAKWTYQNIDYMRNQLKALGFAYDWSREFATCDTSYYRWEQWFFTKLVEKGLVYKKMSTVNWDPVDQTVLANEQVIDGCGWRSGAPVERKEIPLWFLKITDYADELLADLENVEWPEQVKTMQRNWIGKSRGVEMTFDIQAEDGSACEPLAVYTTRPDTLMGVTYVAVAAGHPLAKQAAAQNSELAAFCDECAKGGTSEAEMATKEKLGMLTGHKAIHPLTGDEVPVFVANFVLMEFGTGAVMAVPAHDQRDWEFATKYGVELKPVVADAQGNQPDISEGAYVEYGTLINSGEFDGLEFQAAFDAIAAKLAELGRGEVKTNYRLRDWGIARQRYWGAPIPVKYGPEGQTVPLSDDELPVALPMEVTVDASGSPLKKMPEFSELGDGWVRETDTFDTFMESSWYFARFCCADNHEAMLDERANYWLPVDLYIGGIEHAILHLLYARFFHKLLRDFGMVDSDEPFQQLLTQGMVIAETFYRFKDNGGKEWFNPADVEVKRDEKGRPLSALLMSDGQPVEMGGIEKMSKSKNNGVDPQSMIDKFGADTVRLFMMFAAPPEQSLEWSDSGVEGAHRFLKRIWRQVTEHLAAGTPSELTVDALNDDQKALRRKTHETIKKASDDIGRRTTFNTAIAAVMELSNAVAKFDDSSELGLAVSREALEACVLLLAPITPHLCHTLWQQLGYDQPAIEAQWPKVDEAALTRDSIELVVQVNGKLRARLEAPASADKAAIETLAMENENVQRHLEGKTVRKVIVVPGKLVNIVVSG; this is encoded by the coding sequence ATGGACGCACATTACAGCCCCCGAGAGATCGAACGTGACGCTCAGCAGTACTGGGACAAACACCAGTGCTTTAAAGCAGTAGAAGACGCCAATCGCGAAAAGTTCTACTGCCTATCCATGTTCCCCTACCCCAGCGGCAAGCTGCACATGGGTCACGTGCGTAATTACACTATCGGCGACGTTGTATCCCGCTTCCAGCGTATGCAGGGTAAAAATGTCATGCAGCCCATGGGTTGGGATGCGTTTGGCATGCCTGCGGAAAATGCCGCTATTCAAAATCAGGTGCCGCCCGCCAAGTGGACCTATCAAAACATTGATTACATGCGTAACCAGTTGAAGGCGCTTGGCTTTGCCTACGATTGGAGCCGCGAATTTGCCACCTGTGATACCAGCTATTACCGCTGGGAACAGTGGTTCTTCACCAAGCTGGTAGAAAAAGGCCTGGTCTACAAAAAGATGTCCACCGTGAACTGGGACCCGGTTGACCAAACCGTACTGGCCAACGAGCAGGTCATTGATGGCTGTGGCTGGCGTTCTGGCGCACCGGTTGAGCGTAAAGAGATCCCGCTGTGGTTCTTGAAGATTACCGACTACGCCGATGAGCTGTTAGCCGATTTGGAAAACGTCGAGTGGCCTGAGCAAGTTAAAACCATGCAGCGCAACTGGATTGGTAAATCCCGTGGCGTTGAGATGACCTTTGATATTCAAGCGGAAGATGGCAGTGCTTGCGAGCCGCTGGCGGTCTACACCACCCGCCCAGATACGCTGATGGGTGTTACTTATGTGGCGGTTGCCGCTGGCCACCCGTTGGCCAAGCAGGCTGCTGCGCAAAACAGCGAGCTGGCGGCGTTTTGTGACGAGTGTGCCAAAGGTGGCACCTCAGAAGCCGAAATGGCCACCAAAGAAAAGCTGGGCATGCTCACTGGGCACAAAGCGATTCATCCGCTAACTGGGGATGAAGTGCCGGTATTTGTGGCCAACTTCGTGTTAATGGAGTTTGGTACTGGCGCGGTCATGGCAGTGCCTGCCCACGACCAACGCGATTGGGAATTTGCGACCAAGTACGGCGTAGAGCTGAAGCCTGTGGTGGCCGATGCCCAAGGCAATCAGCCGGACATTTCCGAAGGTGCTTACGTTGAGTACGGCACGCTGATTAACTCAGGCGAGTTCGATGGCCTAGAATTCCAGGCAGCGTTTGATGCAATTGCCGCAAAGCTTGCGGAGCTTGGCCGTGGTGAGGTGAAAACCAACTACCGCCTGCGTGACTGGGGTATTGCTCGTCAGCGTTACTGGGGCGCGCCGATTCCCGTGAAATACGGCCCGGAAGGCCAAACCGTACCGCTCTCTGATGACGAGCTACCGGTAGCATTACCTATGGAAGTGACCGTAGACGCTTCTGGTTCACCGCTAAAGAAAATGCCAGAGTTTTCCGAGCTGGGCGATGGCTGGGTGCGCGAAACCGATACCTTCGACACCTTTATGGAATCTTCCTGGTACTTCGCCCGCTTCTGCTGCGCAGATAACCACGAAGCAATGCTCGATGAACGTGCCAATTACTGGCTGCCCGTTGATCTCTATATTGGCGGTATCGAACACGCGATTCTGCACCTGCTTTATGCCCGTTTCTTCCACAAACTGCTGCGCGATTTCGGCATGGTGGATTCCGATGAGCCGTTCCAGCAGCTGCTCACCCAAGGCATGGTCATTGCAGAAACCTTCTATCGCTTTAAAGATAACGGTGGCAAAGAGTGGTTTAACCCTGCCGATGTAGAAGTGAAACGTGATGAGAAAGGTCGCCCATTAAGTGCCCTCTTAATGAGCGACGGCCAGCCGGTGGAAATGGGCGGCATCGAGAAGATGTCTAAATCGAAAAACAACGGTGTTGATCCACAGTCGATGATCGACAAGTTTGGTGCCGACACCGTACGCCTATTTATGATGTTTGCCGCACCGCCTGAGCAGTCGTTGGAGTGGTCAGACTCCGGCGTTGAAGGTGCGCACCGCTTCTTGAAACGGATTTGGCGTCAGGTTACCGAGCACCTTGCTGCGGGTACACCGAGCGAATTGACCGTTGATGCGTTGAACGACGACCAAAAAGCGCTGCGTCGTAAAACCCACGAGACTATCAAGAAAGCCAGTGATGACATTGGCCGACGCACCACCTTCAATACCGCCATTGCTGCGGTAATGGAACTCTCTAATGCAGTGGCTAAGTTTGACGATAGCTCCGAACTCGGCCTAGCGGTCAGTCGCGAAGCGCTTGAAGCATGCGTACTGCTGCTAGCGCCCATTACACCACACCTGTGCCATACACTGTGGCAACAGTTGGGTTATGACCAGCCCGCTATTGAAGCCCAGTGGCCAAAGGTGGATGAAGCCGCGCTCACCCGCGACAGTATCGAACTAGTCGTGCAAGTAAACGGTAAACTTCGCGCGCGCCTAGAAGCTCCGGCTAGCGCCGACAAAGCTGCCATCGAGACGCTTGCGATGGAGAACGAAAACGTCCAGCGCCATCTGGAAGGTAAAACGGTTCGTAAAGTCATCGTTGTACCCGGTAAGCTGGTTAACATTGTGGTGAGTGGATGA
- a CDS encoding zinc ribbon-containing protein: MEQHNDHRLREGYERLLERMQDGANELTWENLQKDLDEAVAFEAELEEYTKDELALLRAWVERDLKDMRYYMADTGKQVASWLGIDIDSLSRRVAESLLSIADRSVVERERFEDDLEAARADYCEGEVAAPGLMACVHCDAQVMLESVSRLEPCHQCGHRYFYRFPSKIVET, translated from the coding sequence ATGGAACAACATAACGATCACCGTTTGCGCGAAGGCTACGAGCGCCTGCTAGAGCGCATGCAGGACGGGGCTAATGAGCTTACCTGGGAAAACCTTCAAAAGGATTTAGACGAGGCCGTTGCTTTTGAAGCAGAGCTTGAAGAGTACACCAAAGACGAGCTAGCGCTGCTGCGTGCCTGGGTAGAGCGTGATTTGAAAGATATGCGCTACTACATGGCAGATACCGGTAAGCAGGTTGCAAGCTGGTTAGGTATCGATATCGACAGCCTGTCACGACGGGTGGCGGAATCGCTGCTTTCAATCGCCGACCGCAGCGTGGTGGAACGCGAACGCTTCGAAGATGACCTGGAAGCCGCGCGCGCCGACTACTGCGAAGGTGAAGTAGCCGCGCCCGGCCTGATGGCGTGCGTGCATTGCGATGCCCAGGTGATGCTAGAAAGCGTCTCTCGCCTGGAACCATGCCACCAGTGTGGCCACCGCTACTTCTACCGTTTTCCGAGCAAAATCGTCGAAACATGA
- a CDS encoding Txe/YoeB family addiction module toxin has product MRSLVFEGNTWEAYEVMREKDKRLHKAWCKLLKEMLRSNDPSCGLGKPEPLKHNLSGLWSKRISQKDRLIYRFDDRSIYIFAIGGHYDQS; this is encoded by the coding sequence ATGAGATCACTGGTCTTTGAGGGCAACACTTGGGAAGCGTATGAGGTTATGCGCGAAAAAGACAAACGATTACACAAAGCCTGGTGCAAATTGCTTAAGGAAATGCTGCGATCAAACGACCCTTCCTGTGGCCTTGGAAAACCTGAACCTCTAAAGCATAACCTCTCTGGCCTGTGGTCTAAGCGGATATCACAGAAAGATCGTTTAATATATCGATTCGATGACAGGTCCATCTATATATTCGCTATTGGTGGTCACTACGATCAGTCCTAA
- a CDS encoding type II toxin-antitoxin system Phd/YefM family antitoxin, translating into MDTISVNKFRDNLKSVVEQVISRHEPLKVTRRAGEAFVVISAEDWEREQETLHVLQNKNLMQQISDSLDTHSSKTGYKPTSEQMDEITGL; encoded by the coding sequence ATGGACACAATTAGCGTAAACAAATTCAGGGATAACCTTAAAAGTGTTGTAGAGCAAGTAATTAGCAGGCATGAGCCGCTCAAAGTAACGCGACGAGCCGGAGAGGCTTTCGTGGTAATCAGCGCTGAGGACTGGGAGCGAGAACAGGAAACCCTCCACGTGCTCCAAAACAAGAATCTCATGCAGCAGATTAGCGACTCTCTTGACACCCACAGCAGTAAAACAGGCTATAAACCGACGAGCGAGCAAATGGATGAGATCACTGGTCTTTGA